The following are encoded in a window of Verrucomicrobiota bacterium genomic DNA:
- a CDS encoding PHB depolymerase family esterase — MKHNLTLITALLLAPLAGLRAADTTPSVPISVAVANLQTVTLTVDGVERRALVHVPPAYDGKAALPVVLMFHGNGGTAESVIKETGWVAKSDASGFIIVFPEGTRPDMTQPPKFGRNNPAWNDGSGRFHSGEHNIADVAFIAALLDHLEAKLAVDKRRVFASGFSNGASMAFRVGLELSERIAAIAPVSGALWIAEPKAARPVSLLYITGTADPINPLEGGVPKMAAGSGFKGVPEKAKPPVCEMVRAWVKLLGCAPEAKPVASGIEGIATIVHAGGRDGTEVIFTTIEGHGHIWPGGKSPLPEFILGKATSRLNATDAVWEFFQAHPKPNMKP; from the coding sequence ATGAAACACAACCTCACCCTCATCACCGCCCTGCTGCTCGCGCCGCTGGCCGGGCTACGCGCTGCTGACACCACGCCGTCAGTGCCGATCTCCGTCGCTGTGGCGAATTTGCAGACCGTGACGCTGACGGTGGACGGAGTTGAACGGCGCGCTCTCGTTCACGTGCCGCCAGCTTACGATGGCAAAGCGGCGCTGCCCGTGGTGCTGATGTTTCACGGCAACGGTGGAACGGCAGAATCCGTGATCAAGGAAACCGGTTGGGTGGCGAAGTCGGATGCGTCGGGCTTCATCATCGTCTTCCCCGAGGGGACGCGGCCAGACATGACGCAGCCGCCGAAGTTTGGCCGCAACAATCCCGCATGGAACGATGGCTCCGGGCGCTTCCACTCGGGCGAGCACAACATCGCCGACGTGGCCTTCATCGCCGCGCTGCTTGACCACCTCGAAGCGAAGCTCGCCGTGGACAAGCGGCGCGTGTTTGCGAGCGGGTTTTCCAACGGCGCTTCGATGGCTTTCCGCGTGGGTCTTGAGCTTTCCGAGCGCATCGCCGCCATCGCGCCCGTCTCCGGTGCGCTCTGGATTGCCGAACCGAAAGCCGCGCGGCCCGTGTCGCTGCTTTACATCACCGGCACCGCCGACCCCATCAACCCGCTGGAAGGCGGCGTTCCGAAAATGGCGGCCGGCTCCGGCTTCAAAGGCGTGCCGGAAAAAGCCAAGCCGCCCGTGTGCGAGATGGTTCGGGCGTGGGTGAAGCTGCTGGGCTGCGCGCCAGAAGCGAAGCCAGTTGCCAGCGGCATCGAAGGCATCGCCACCATTGTCCACGCCGGCGGACGCGATGGCACGGAAGTCATCTTCACCACCATCGAAGGCCACGGCCACATCTGGCCCGGCGGAAAAAGTCCCCTGCCCGAATTCATCCTCGGTAAGGCGACGAGCCGCCTCAACGCCACCGATGCCGTTTGGGAGTTTTTCCAAGCGCATCCGAAGCCGAACATGAAGCCATGA
- a CDS encoding PA14 domain-containing protein, with protein sequence MKLFSLMMRMHVLIFATGWVLGPVWQGQGAGTGLNGEYFGSNNFTTLKFTRTDATVNFDWGTNTPGSGVGADNFSVRWSGQIEPRFTETYTFYVTADDGARLWVNDRMILGRTVYSSSALEVSGKIALKAGEHYNIVLEYNESTGQAKVRLGWSSPSQAKEIIPQSQLYPTVAVPERGSLLVEHWLGLPGTNLSALTADTNYPAKPDMREFITSFECLQPNWADSYGTRVTGYIMPSVSGNYVFTVSGDDTVELRLSTDTNAANKRLIASVPAATGFRQFTNFSSQVSTSITLVALQKYYVELLHKEDTNSDHFSVAWQPPGATNFTVIPGDVLIPAGLHTTLPTQANIFNTLVPVHPRLLASPEKFEWLRQAIASNSNTQITAWWKTLSNSAAGILTSPINVYTQDNRGTILNVSRSVLDRMQKLGLVWQITGDTNFSERAWAELAAVAAYPDWHPAHYLDTAEMTHAFAIGYDWMYNYWSQSRRDTIRNAIITNGLNQSLNIYTNMNDWSASTANNWNLVCNGGMIMGALAVGTENESLAEYIVLRAVTSATAVMKHYTADNGGWYEGPGYWDYTTDYNTRLMAALESALGTDFGLSDTKTAWETGLFAMGMVGPNKLCFNFADAGAGNMAGPQLFWVSRRYNRPEIAWYQRTNASPEVLDLLWYDARGSNQVSSGIATDFHYRGPTGTTSFSPADAVTLRTRWSDPDATFVGFKSGEIGASHGHLDGGSFVLDALGRRWAHDMGGDDYALPGYFSIPQRWTYYRLRAEGHNTLVINPDANADQNTGAKPPVILFETEPNPERSALVADLTSAYDITRVWRGIQLFNQRRWVLVQDELQATNATVWWFMHIQTNEAPQLDLDGSAAMLTQGTDRLWVKILSGGGTFVLSNAVPLPTSPQLTNQNANATMQKLAIKLTGVTNTTLAVLMVPLNPGDNPPTQLPTLTPLTNWGAINQFAPLVNATNVKAGPAGFVDVDLLTLATDAQTASSNLLFTVSGTNGTAALFADGHTVRFTQPSNALAPLIFTYTATDQVEDSRLLFHYTFDPPVSEMATNVTDNSGHYRDGMLDKLGTGSFAYDTNVSSVLAPFSAQSLRLTASGTNAARLSLSLTNTDYNLSDADWTFTTWFRRASTNTDDFLFYIGAGDGYGGTGDELQLYCPANQSTLGLGHWNATNGQNVGITSTNTVNLGEWHHAAVVFNRTATSNGTIRLYLDGAQAGSVTNLPAAFAQSAPLRFGGHYATNYAVDRWLDGNLDDVALFGAALSATDIAKLASGTVAQFGGRTSTGLVTVLPWTLPFGWLNQDIGSVGVAGNADYFTNTFVVTGSGADIYNSADAFQFVFQQRAGDGAITARVLSQDPTDPWAKAGVMIRETLDAGARNACTVVTPSNGIAFQRRVITNGTSATTSGPRVTAPYWVRMARSGTNLIGSASADATNWTQVTSVAITNLADPVYWGLAVSAHNITKTCTALFDNVTLNATPVFPSLADVTMPPGGSLIITNTATDSDLPLQTLSYSLLTPPVGASIDPLTGVINWTPLQSGTFKITTKVTDNGVPALSATNSFNVTVNPFTNTTIYFWDTSASTGLQAGSGTWDTAISAWSATPAGSNPLLAWPVGGGGAVFAGANGSYLIATASGLTVDSLIFSNAGYSVTGSALNHFYTPLSIRTEADATINVPLAGGYGLVKDGAGKLVLGGASTFAGNATINAGTLQWTTDNALPATAAVTIGSTNGTAGNLDLNGHGQTISGLAFKSITTNYDTVKILGGNTLTVSNIAAGIAFGVGNYGNTIGGITATTRVAFAGGGSLIINAPSGAFSVEPSGTNATGNALAVLDLSGLSNFTANVSNWTAAVIGGNPNNVSVQFTLTLATNNTITATNIVLGSSGMGNSSAGGNTVNLGRSNTFNANNIVVMGGRQLGAMLFQAGSSSNLTIRGVAGGSSRANLYAGDQSNLSGLGGGGGSSVSTSTLNFSGATVDVRFNQLTLGIGGSSAGGYGTAGGTFIFSGSNSIVDVNNVILGYAMKNSAWGSSNSNAVTHTGTLIMNAGTLIVNSNFFLGYSTDDNLGTTQHVTGVFTLNGGIAMVTSNIFLGYATNTAGTNTGILNLSNGTLNVSADILSASANATGIVNLVGATLNMNGNDLGSASKFINLVAGSGTLQSVGEINAGATPLVKTSTGTLILSNANNHTGGTILGGGTLVLAGSLNSSLTATNGLLTGGGMINGNLTLNAGTTNRVNINGFIPNNGYDQLVVTGAVSTVTLAGALNIVAATNLPDYVSFTIINNAGTLPVNGTFAGLPEGAIFSASGYWWRINYASGDGNDVVLSLLTATNRLPLVSLVTTGAVWKYLDNDSDQGAAWRSNTFNDAGWNSGPAKLGFGVGSEATIVNGGPTTNRYVTTYFRRAFYVPDATLVKTLGARLLRNDGAVVYLNGGEVWRDGLPVSTNITYRTLATQTIQGTNQTNYISTTLTPSVLITGTNVVAVEVHQVATNSPDLGFDFELTTSVVLDRVPMLAISRAGSGNTLTIPLSAGFLQLYSATNLAPPYYWMRVTNSSVLTNGSWQFTLPYTSSSRRFLRLQSQ encoded by the coding sequence ATGAAGTTGTTCAGCTTGATGATGCGGATGCATGTACTGATCTTCGCTACCGGATGGGTTTTAGGGCCCGTGTGGCAAGGGCAGGGCGCTGGCACTGGTTTGAATGGCGAATACTTCGGCAGCAACAATTTCACCACGCTCAAATTCACCCGCACGGATGCCACGGTCAACTTCGATTGGGGCACGAATACGCCGGGCAGCGGGGTGGGGGCGGACAACTTCTCGGTGCGGTGGTCCGGCCAGATCGAGCCGCGTTTCACGGAGACGTACACCTTTTACGTCACGGCGGATGACGGGGCGCGGCTTTGGGTGAATGACCGGATGATCCTGGGGCGCACCGTTTATTCCTCCTCCGCACTGGAAGTGTCGGGGAAAATCGCGCTCAAAGCCGGCGAGCATTATAATATTGTCCTGGAATATAATGAGAGCACGGGCCAGGCAAAGGTGCGACTCGGCTGGTCAAGTCCCAGTCAGGCCAAGGAGATTATTCCGCAAAGCCAGCTCTATCCCACGGTCGCCGTGCCGGAACGTGGTTCGCTGCTCGTGGAGCATTGGCTGGGGCTGCCCGGCACCAATCTTTCCGCGCTCACGGCGGACACGAATTACCCGGCCAAGCCGGATATGCGCGAGTTTATCACCAGCTTCGAGTGTCTCCAGCCCAATTGGGCGGATAGTTACGGCACGCGTGTCACCGGCTATATCATGCCATCGGTGAGCGGTAATTATGTGTTTACGGTGTCGGGCGATGATACGGTGGAGCTGCGCCTCAGCACGGATACCAACGCGGCGAACAAGCGGCTCATTGCCTCGGTGCCGGCGGCGACGGGTTTCCGGCAGTTCACGAACTTTTCCAGCCAGGTCTCCACTTCGATCACGCTGGTTGCGCTGCAAAAATATTATGTCGAGTTGCTCCACAAGGAAGATACGAACAGTGATCACTTTTCCGTCGCATGGCAGCCGCCCGGCGCCACGAATTTCACGGTGATTCCCGGTGATGTCCTGATCCCTGCCGGCTTGCACACCACGTTGCCCACGCAGGCGAATATCTTCAACACGCTGGTGCCGGTGCATCCGCGGCTCCTGGCTTCGCCGGAGAAGTTCGAGTGGCTGCGGCAGGCCATCGCGTCAAATTCCAATACGCAGATCACCGCGTGGTGGAAAACCCTGAGCAATTCTGCCGCCGGCATTCTCACCAGTCCGATCAATGTTTATACGCAGGATAATCGCGGCACGATTCTCAATGTCAGCCGCAGCGTGCTGGACCGGATGCAAAAGCTTGGCCTGGTCTGGCAGATCACCGGCGATACGAATTTCTCCGAGCGCGCCTGGGCCGAACTGGCGGCGGTCGCGGCGTATCCTGATTGGCACCCCGCGCACTACCTCGATACCGCCGAGATGACGCACGCCTTCGCCATTGGCTACGATTGGATGTATAATTATTGGTCGCAATCCCGCCGCGACACCATCCGTAATGCGATCATCACGAATGGGCTGAACCAGAGCCTGAACATTTACACCAATATGAACGATTGGTCGGCCTCGACCGCGAACAATTGGAACCTGGTGTGCAATGGCGGCATGATTATGGGCGCGCTGGCGGTGGGGACGGAGAACGAGTCGCTGGCCGAATATATCGTCCTGCGCGCTGTCACGTCGGCTACCGCGGTCATGAAACATTATACGGCGGACAACGGCGGATGGTACGAGGGGCCCGGTTATTGGGACTATACCACCGACTATAACACGCGCCTGATGGCGGCCTTGGAGTCCGCTCTGGGCACCGACTTCGGCCTGAGCGATACGAAAACCGCATGGGAGACAGGACTCTTTGCCATGGGCATGGTGGGGCCAAACAAACTTTGCTTCAACTTCGCCGATGCCGGCGCCGGTAATATGGCTGGACCGCAGCTCTTCTGGGTCTCCCGCCGCTATAATCGGCCCGAGATCGCTTGGTATCAGCGCACCAACGCCAGTCCGGAGGTGCTGGACTTGCTGTGGTATGATGCGCGCGGCAGTAACCAGGTTAGCAGCGGTATCGCCACGGATTTTCATTATCGCGGCCCCACCGGCACGACTTCATTCTCTCCCGCCGATGCCGTGACGCTGCGGACGCGATGGTCAGACCCGGATGCGACGTTTGTTGGCTTCAAGTCCGGTGAGATTGGCGCAAGCCATGGGCATTTGGACGGCGGCTCGTTTGTGCTCGATGCGTTGGGACGACGCTGGGCGCACGATATGGGGGGCGACGACTATGCATTGCCCGGCTACTTCAGCATCCCGCAGCGCTGGACCTATTACCGGCTTCGCGCCGAAGGCCACAACACGCTCGTCATCAATCCCGATGCCAATGCGGACCAGAACACTGGTGCCAAACCGCCGGTGATCCTGTTTGAAACCGAACCAAACCCGGAGCGTAGCGCCTTGGTCGCTGATCTCACCAGCGCCTATGACATCACGCGTGTCTGGCGCGGTATTCAACTTTTCAACCAGCGCCGCTGGGTGCTGGTGCAGGATGAACTGCAAGCCACCAATGCCACGGTGTGGTGGTTCATGCATATCCAGACCAACGAGGCTCCGCAGCTTGATCTCGACGGTTCTGCCGCCATGCTCACGCAAGGCACCGACCGGTTGTGGGTGAAAATCCTTTCCGGTGGTGGCACCTTTGTTTTGAGTAACGCCGTGCCGCTGCCCACTTCGCCCCAATTGACCAACCAGAACGCCAATGCGACCATGCAAAAGCTGGCCATCAAGCTAACCGGCGTCACGAACACCACGCTGGCGGTGCTGATGGTGCCGTTGAATCCGGGGGATAATCCGCCCACTCAATTGCCAACGCTGACCCCGCTGACCAACTGGGGTGCCATCAATCAGTTTGCGCCCTTGGTCAACGCGACGAACGTGAAAGCGGGACCGGCTGGTTTTGTGGATGTGGACCTGCTCACGCTGGCCACCGATGCCCAAACGGCGTCCAGTAATTTGTTGTTCACCGTCAGTGGCACCAACGGCACGGCAGCGCTTTTTGCCGACGGTCACACCGTCCGCTTCACCCAGCCAAGCAATGCGCTTGCGCCATTGATCTTCACGTACACCGCCACGGACCAGGTCGAGGATTCGCGCCTGTTATTCCACTATACCTTTGATCCGCCAGTTTCGGAGATGGCCACCAATGTGACTGATAACTCTGGCCACTACCGCGACGGCATGCTCGACAAACTGGGCACCGGCTCGTTTGCCTACGATACCAATGTGTCCAGCGTGCTCGCGCCATTTAGCGCGCAGTCGCTGCGCCTGACGGCCAGCGGCACGAACGCCGCGCGCCTCTCGCTGAGCCTGACCAACACGGATTACAACTTGAGCGATGCGGATTGGACCTTCACCACCTGGTTCCGCCGGGCTTCCACGAATACGGATGACTTTCTCTTCTACATCGGTGCCGGGGACGGTTACGGGGGCACCGGCGATGAGTTGCAGCTTTATTGTCCGGCAAACCAGTCCACCCTTGGTCTGGGCCACTGGAATGCTACCAACGGCCAGAATGTGGGCATCACTTCCACCAATACCGTCAACCTTGGGGAGTGGCATCACGCCGCCGTGGTCTTCAACCGTACCGCCACCAGCAATGGCACGATTCGCCTTTACCTCGATGGCGCGCAGGCGGGCAGTGTGACCAACCTGCCCGCGGCATTCGCGCAAAGCGCGCCGCTGCGGTTCGGCGGCCATTATGCCACAAACTATGCCGTGGACCGCTGGCTCGATGGTAATCTTGACGACGTGGCGTTGTTCGGTGCCGCGCTCTCCGCCACGGATATTGCGAAACTCGCTTCGGGTACGGTTGCCCAGTTCGGTGGGCGGACCTCGACCGGCTTGGTCACGGTGTTGCCGTGGACGCTGCCGTTCGGGTGGCTGAATCAGGACATCGGGAGCGTTGGTGTGGCGGGAAACGCGGACTATTTTACCAACACCTTTGTGGTTACCGGTTCCGGCGCGGACATCTATAACAGTGCGGACGCCTTCCAGTTTGTCTTCCAGCAGCGTGCGGGTGATGGAGCGATCACCGCGCGCGTCCTCAGTCAGGATCCCACCGACCCGTGGGCCAAAGCTGGCGTGATGATTCGTGAGACTCTGGATGCCGGTGCCCGGAACGCCTGCACCGTGGTGACACCGAGTAATGGCATCGCCTTCCAGCGCCGGGTCATTACCAATGGTACAAGCGCTACGACGAGCGGTCCCCGGGTCACGGCGCCTTACTGGGTGCGCATGGCTCGCAGCGGCACCAACCTGATTGGTTCCGCTTCCGCCGATGCGACCAATTGGACGCAAGTCACCAGTGTGGCGATCACCAATCTGGCCGATCCGGTATATTGGGGATTGGCGGTCTCGGCTCATAACATAACCAAGACTTGTACTGCGCTGTTTGACAACGTCACGCTCAACGCCACGCCCGTGTTTCCTTCGCTAGCTGATGTTACCATGCCACCGGGAGGCTCATTGATAATCACGAATACTGCGACTGATTCAGACCTGCCGCTGCAAACGCTCAGTTATAGTTTGCTCACTCCGCCGGTTGGCGCGAGCATTGATCCGCTGACCGGGGTGATCAACTGGACGCCCTTGCAATCCGGCACCTTCAAGATCACCACCAAAGTCACCGATAACGGCGTTCCGGCGTTGAGCGCCACCAATAGTTTTAATGTCACCGTGAACCCTTTTACGAACACCACCATCTACTTCTGGGATACTTCGGCGAGTACCGGTTTGCAGGCGGGCAGTGGCACTTGGGATACCGCCATCTCGGCGTGGTCGGCCACACCTGCTGGTTCCAACCCGCTCCTCGCCTGGCCTGTGGGCGGAGGCGGCGCTGTGTTTGCCGGTGCGAATGGCAGTTACCTGATTGCTACGGCGAGCGGCTTGACGGTGGATAGCCTCATTTTCAGCAATGCGGGTTATTCCGTCACGGGTAGCGCGCTGAACCATTTCTATACGCCGCTATCCATTCGCACCGAGGCGGATGCAACCATCAACGTGCCACTGGCGGGCGGTTATGGTTTGGTCAAGGACGGTGCGGGTAAACTTGTACTGGGAGGGGCCAGCACGTTCGCGGGAAATGCCACGATCAATGCCGGTACGCTGCAATGGACCACGGATAACGCGCTGCCCGCCACTGCCGCCGTTACCATTGGCAGCACGAACGGCACCGCTGGCAATCTCGATCTGAATGGCCATGGCCAGACCATCAGTGGTCTCGCTTTCAAGTCCATCACCACCAACTATGACACCGTCAAAATCCTTGGCGGAAACACACTCACTGTCAGCAATATCGCCGCTGGCATCGCCTTCGGGGTGGGTAACTACGGGAACACGATTGGTGGGATTACCGCAACGACGCGCGTTGCCTTCGCGGGCGGTGGATCGCTCATCATCAACGCTCCGAGTGGCGCGTTCTCCGTTGAGCCAAGTGGCACGAATGCCACGGGTAACGCGCTGGCTGTTCTTGATCTGTCGGGTTTATCCAACTTCACCGCCAACGTGAGCAACTGGACGGCAGCGGTCATCGGCGGAAATCCTAACAATGTATCGGTGCAATTCACTCTCACCTTGGCTACCAACAACACTATTACCGCGACCAACATCGTCCTTGGTTCCTCCGGCATGGGTAACAGTTCCGCTGGCGGTAATACGGTCAACCTTGGACGGAGTAACACGTTTAATGCCAACAATATTGTGGTCATGGGTGGGCGCCAGCTCGGTGCAATGCTCTTCCAGGCCGGTTCCAGTTCCAATCTTACCATTCGCGGTGTTGCTGGCGGCTCCAGCCGCGCGAATTTGTATGCTGGTGACCAAAGTAACCTTTCTGGACTCGGAGGCGGTGGCGGTTCCAGCGTTAGCACCAGCACGCTCAATTTCAGCGGCGCAACCGTGGACGTCCGCTTCAATCAGTTGACCCTTGGTATTGGCGGCTCTTCTGCGGGTGGGTATGGAACGGCTGGCGGCACCTTTATTTTCAGCGGCAGCAACAGCATTGTGGATGTCAATAACGTCATTCTTGGCTATGCGATGAAGAACAGCGCTTGGGGGAGCAGCAACAGCAACGCGGTCACTCACACCGGCACCTTGATAATGAACGCCGGCACGCTCATCGTGAACTCTAATTTCTTCCTCGGGTACAGTACTGATGATAACCTTGGTACCACCCAGCACGTCACCGGTGTTTTTACCCTTAATGGCGGCATTGCCATGGTTACCTCCAACATTTTCCTCGGCTATGCCACCAATACTGCCGGTACCAATACTGGAATCCTCAACCTCTCCAACGGCACTCTCAATGTCAGCGCCGACATCCTTTCCGCCAGCGCCAACGCGACCGGCATTGTCAACCTTGTTGGCGCCACGCTGAACATGAACGGCAACGACCTGGGCTCGGCCTCGAAATTCATCAACCTCGTCGCTGGCAGCGGCACGCTTCAAAGTGTGGGCGAGATTAATGCCGGTGCCACGCCGCTAGTGAAAACCAGCACAGGCACGCTCATTCTATCCAATGCCAACAACCATACCGGTGGTACGATTCTGGGAGGGGGAACTCTGGTGCTGGCAGGCAGCCTGAACAGCAGCCTCACAGCCACCAACGGCCTCCTCACCGGCGGCGGCATGATCAATGGCAACCTGACGCTCAACGCCGGCACGACGAATCGCGTGAATATCAACGGTTTCATTCCAAACAACGGTTATGACCAACTGGTCGTCACGGGTGCAGTCAGCACGGTCACTCTTGCCGGCGCGCTGAATATCGTCGCTGCCACCAATTTGCCGGATTACGTTAGTTTTACGATCATCAACAATGCTGGCACGCTTCCGGTGAACGGCACCTTTGCGGGGCTGCCGGAAGGCGCCATTTTCTCCGCCTCCGGCTATTGGTGGCGGATCAACTACGCTTCCGGTGATGGCAATGATGTGGTGCTCTCGCTGCTCACGGCCACCAACCGTCTGCCGCTGGTATCGCTCGTCACGACTGGAGCGGTTTGGAAATATCTCGACAACGATTCCGACCAAGGGGCTGCTTGGCGCAGTAATACGTTCAACGATGCAGGTTGGAACTCCGGTCCCGCCAAATTGGGCTTTGGCGTTGGCAGCGAGGCCACGATTGTCAATGGCGGCCCGACAACCAATCGCTACGTCACCACGTATTTTCGGCGCGCTTTCTACGTTCCGGATGCCACGCTGGTGAAAACTCTGGGGGCGCGCCTCCTGCGCAACGACGGCGCGGTGGTGTATTTGAATGGCGGCGAAGTGTGGCGCGATGGATTGCCTGTCAGCACCAACATTACTTACCGGACCCTGGCCACCCAGACCATTCAAGGGACTAACCAAACCAACTACATTTCCACCACGCTTACGCCGTCAGTACTCATCACTGGTACAAATGTGGTGGCGGTGGAAGTTCACCAAGTTGCCACGAATAGCCCCGACCTCGGTTTTGATTTTGAACTCACCACCTCAGTGGTTTTGGATAGGGTGCCAATGCTTGCCATCAGCCGGGCAGGGAGCGGCAACACCCTGACCATTCCCCTGTCGGCGGGCTTCCTCCAGCTTTACTCTGCCACCAATCTGGCCCCACCATATTATTGGATGCGGGTGACGAATTCCTCGGTTCTCACTAACGGTTCCTGGCAATTCACGCTGCCTTACACGTCCAGCTCCCGTCGCTTCCTCCGGCTGCAATCGCAGTGA
- a CDS encoding sulfatase/phosphatase domain-containing protein, with amino-acid sequence MKTIFLTLIALLLAPLAALRAGDAPKPTKPNILFIIADDLTKALSCYGHPTVQAPNVDRLAARALRFDRAYLDFYPTLVDLCGLPPAPRLEGRSLRPLLAQPDAPWDHAAYSMGARNDRPSKLAVSTERYRLIQNEDGKGSVELYDIQADPNEWNNLAAQPEHRAALERLQTLARVHRDKFWKDWEAMPETQNKALKNRK; translated from the coding sequence ATGAAAACAATTTTCCTCACCCTCATCGCCCTGCTGCTGGCACCGCTGGCCGCGTTGCGCGCCGGCGACGCGCCCAAGCCAACAAAGCCCAACATCCTTTTCATCATCGCGGATGACCTGACCAAGGCCCTGAGTTGCTACGGGCATCCCACCGTGCAGGCGCCTAACGTGGATCGGCTGGCGGCGCGCGCACTGCGCTTCGACCGCGCCTACCTGGATTTCTATCCCACGCTGGTGGATTTGTGCGGGTTGCCGCCCGCCCCGAGACTGGAAGGCCGCAGCCTGCGCCCGCTGCTTGCACAGCCTGATGCGCCTTGGGACCATGCCGCGTACAGCATGGGGGCTCGTAACGACCGTCCCTCCAAGCTGGCCGTCAGCACCGAACGCTACCGCCTGATTCAAAATGAGGATGGCAAAGGCAGCGTGGAACTTTACGATATTCAGGCCGATCCGAATGAATGGAACAACCTGGCTGCCCAACCCGAGCACCGCGCCGCGCTGGAACGCCTGCAAACGCTCGCGCGCGTGCACCGGGACAAATTCTGGAAGGATTGGGAAGCTATGCCGGAAACACAAAACAAGGCTCTGAAAAATAGAAAATGA
- a CDS encoding enolase C-terminal domain-like protein: MMNRSKFLQTCSAAVAATWLAPTVDAAEELRLKSWELVEVPSLPKKLNPMLQLTASNGAVGYSKPVAKDLAAAVAAIQDANLLDHDKLYDLLQAKTVPKAQIATLDIASWDLHARMLKKPLHALLGTKRTKILRYGDVRGQQPDFSPQKYAQSVASYLERTGLQATKLHFPGNMGTPESIPFPVILETLTAVRKAVGKDKTLAWDPYPGSAESATTSLDEAKQILKLMDELSYAWIEGPLPPVPYETQIPKYVELVKTGTKQRIQAEGPGSPIGDSTPFEDMKRWAEAGAITQCSTDAYISTGVTNCLRMLEYAKAHPPLVINLHWDWAPHAHLAMAYDEKIMPLGEFVWGGEVPKSYLTGPYLQAPDWPGIYRIE, from the coding sequence ATGATGAACAGATCGAAATTCCTGCAAACGTGCAGCGCGGCTGTCGCCGCCACTTGGTTGGCGCCAACGGTGGATGCCGCCGAAGAGTTGCGGCTGAAGTCGTGGGAACTGGTGGAGGTTCCTTCACTGCCAAAGAAGCTCAACCCGATGCTGCAACTCACCGCCAGCAATGGGGCGGTGGGGTATTCGAAACCCGTAGCCAAGGACCTGGCCGCCGCTGTAGCCGCCATCCAGGACGCCAACCTGCTCGATCACGATAAACTATATGATTTGCTGCAGGCCAAAACCGTGCCCAAAGCCCAGATCGCCACCCTGGATATCGCGTCCTGGGATTTGCACGCGCGGATGTTGAAGAAGCCGTTGCACGCCTTGCTCGGCACCAAGCGGACCAAGATACTGCGCTACGGCGATGTGCGCGGTCAGCAGCCGGACTTTTCGCCGCAGAAATACGCCCAATCGGTTGCCAGTTATCTGGAACGTACTGGTCTGCAAGCCACCAAGCTCCACTTCCCCGGTAATATGGGCACACCTGAGAGCATCCCGTTCCCGGTGATTCTCGAAACATTGACGGCGGTGCGCAAGGCTGTCGGCAAAGACAAAACCCTCGCGTGGGACCCGTATCCCGGCTCGGCGGAATCGGCCACGACCTCATTGGATGAAGCCAAGCAAATCCTCAAGCTGATGGACGAACTCAGCTACGCGTGGATCGAAGGCCCGTTGCCGCCGGTGCCGTACGAGACGCAGATTCCGAAATACGTCGAACTGGTGAAAACGGGCACGAAACAACGCATCCAGGCCGAAGGTCCCGGTTCCCCCATCGGCGACAGCACACCTTTTGAAGACATGAAACGCTGGGCCGAGGCCGGCGCCATCACGCAATGCTCCACCGACGCCTACATCAGTACCGGCGTTACCAACTGTCTGCGGATGCTCGAATACGCCAAAGCCCACCCGCCGTTGGTCATCAACTTGCACTGGGACTGGGCGCCGCACGCCCACCTGGCGATGGCGTACGACGAAAAGATCATGCCGCTCGGTGAATTCGTCTGGGGCGGCGAGGTTCCCAAGAGTTACCTGACCGGCCCGTATCTCCAGGCGCCCGACTGGCCGGGCATTTACCGGATCGAATAA